The following is a genomic window from Rhizobium sp. NRK18.
TTCGGCTGGCGGAAATCCGTCTGTCAAACGGCGATGCCCCCGGCCGCATTCTTAGCGTCGGGGGCAGCTTGAGCGTGTCGTGGGCAGATCAGCCGCGCTCTTTCTCGTCACCGGATTCGATGAAGCGGCGGTCGTCCTGAAGCTCCAGCCAGATGGCGTTGAGGACCGCGAAGAGGGCGGCCAGCGGCAGGCCGAGGATCCATGCGAAATACCACATATCAGATATCCTTTCTCAATAGACGACGTCGCTGGCTTCGGTGACGCTCTTCTCGGTCACCTTGCCCCACAGGACCTTGTAGACCCATGCTGTGTAGGCAAGGATGATCGGCACGAAGATCACGGCGGCGACCAGCATGACGAACAGGGTCTGGTGCGACGAGGAGGCGTCCCAGACGGTGAGCGACGAATTGGGCGCGATCGACGAGGGCAGGATGAAGGGGAACATGGTCAGCCCCACCGACGAGATGACGCCGATGATCGCAAGCTTCGAAAACAGCAGCGTCGAGACCTCGCGGCCGGCCCGCAGGCCGAGGAAGGCCAGGAAGGCACCGGCAAAGCCGAGGATCGGCGAGACGATGATCCATGGGCGGGCCGAATAGGCCGCCATCCACGAGCCCTGACGGACGACCTCGCTCAGGAGCGGGTTGGACGGACCGTTGGCGACAGGCGGAACTGAGAAGGCATAGGCCTGGATGCCTGCCGCCAGCCAGATGCCGGCCAAGGCATAGGCCGCCATCATAACAAGGGCGGCGATCGAGCCGTAGCGGCGTGCCCGGGCTTGCACCGTGCCCTCCGTCTTCAGGTTCAGCCATGCCGCGCCGTGCATGACGATCATCGACAGCGAGACCACGCCGGCCAGAAGGGCGAAGGGGTTCAGGAGGCCGAAGAAGGTTCCGTCGTAGAAGATCATCAGATCGTCGTTGAAGCGGAACGGCACGCCCTGCAGCACATTGCCCATGGCGACGCCGAAGATCAGCGCCGGCACCGCACCGCCGATGAAGAGCGCCCAGTCCCAGCCGTTGCGCCAGGTGGCGCTGTCGCGCTTGGAGCGGTACTTGAAGCCGACCGGCCGCAGGATCAGGGCGGCTAGGATGGCGAACATGGCCAGGTAAAAGCCGGAGAAGCTGACCGCATAGAGCGGCGGCCAGGCAGCGAAGATGGCGCCGCCGCCGAGAATAAACCAGACCTGGTTGCCTTCCCAGACGGGGCCGATGGTGTTGATGGCGACGCGCCGTTCCGTGTCGGTCTTCCCGACGAAAGGAATGAGCGCGCCGACGCCCATGTCGAAACCGTCGGTCAGGGCGAAGCCTGTCAGCAGGACGCCGAGCAGCAGCCACCAGATGACGCGCAGGACATCGAATCCAATCAGTTCGAAGAGAATCATGATCGTTACTCCGCGGGTTGCAGTTCGTGGTTGCCTGCGCTCAGGCGATTGCGGTGTTTGTTCATCCACTGGTCGGTTTCCGACACGTCGATGTACGGACCCTTGCGGATGTATTTGAGCATCAGCCCCATCTCGATGACGAACAGCACCGAGTAGAAGGCGGCGAAACCCACCAGCGTGATCAGGAGATCGGTGACGCTGAGCTGCGAGGCCGACAGCGCCGTCGGCAACACGCCGTCAACCGTCCAGGGCTGGCGGCCGAACTCGGCCACGAACCAGCCGAGCTCGGCGGCAATCCACGGCGTCGGAATGATCGCGACGGCAAACCAGAGCGCCGGGCGCGAGAAGCGCATACGCTTGAACGACGCCTGGTAGAAGAACCAGCCGAGGATGGCGATGAAGGAGAAGCCGAGTGCGACCATGATGCGGAACGCCCAGAACAGCGGCCAGACGGTCGGAATGGTGTCGTTGGCCGCCTTGACGATCTGCTCCTCGCTCGCCTGGCGCGGGTCGTCGACATAGCGCTTCAGGAGCAGAGCGAAGCCGAGATCGCGGGAGTGATCCTCGAAGGTCTTGCGGACCTCGTCGCTGACATTGCCCTTGTTGCCACGAATGGTCAGCAGCGCATCATAGGCGACGATGCCGGAGCGGATGCGCTCTTCGGCGACCTTTTCCAGCTTGTCGATGCCGGGGATTTCCTCGGTCAGCGACCGGGTGCCGATCAGGCCCATGGCATAGGGAATGTGGATGGCGTAGTGCGTTTCACGGGCCTCCTGATCGGGGAAGCCGAACAGGGTGAAGGAGGCCGGCGCGGGCTGGGTTTCCCACATGCCCTCAATGGCGGCGAGCTTCATCTTCTGGTCATGGGTGACCGAATAGCCGGATTCGTCCCCCAGCAGGACGACCGAAAACGCCGAGGCGAGGCCGAAGCTGGCCGCGACCGCGATCGAGCGGCGGGCAAGCTCGATATGCCGGCCCTTCAGCATGTACCAGGCCGAAACGCCGAGCACGAAGACCGATGCCGTCACGTAGCCGGCGGACACCGTATGCACGAACTTCGCCTGGGCGACGGGGTTGAAGACGACGTCGAAGAACGAAGTCATTTCCATGCGCATTGTCATCGGGTTGAAAGCCGCGCCGACCGGGTTCTGCATCCAGCCATTGGCGATCAGGATCCAGAGCGCGGAGAAGTTGGAGCCGATCGCCACCAGCCACGCGACGATCATGTGCGCGCGCTTGGACAGGCGATCCCAGCCGAAGAAGAAGAGGCCGACGAATGTCGCCTCGAGGAAGAAGGCCATCAGGCCCTCGACGGCCAGCGGTGCGCCGAAGATGTCGCCGACATAATGGCTGTAATAGCTCCAGTTCATGCCGAACTGGAATTCCATGGTGATGCCGGTGGCAACGCCGAGCACGAAATTGATGCCGAACAGCGTTCCCCAGAATTTGGTCATCTGGCGCCAGACCGGCCGGTCGGTCATCACATAGACCGTTTCCATGATGGCGACGATGATGGACAGTCCGAGTGTCAAAGGGACAAAGAGAAAATGATAAAGTGCCGTCATTGCAAATTGCAGTCGTGACAGCTCGACTATGTCGATAGCCATGGCGTCCTCGCTTTCAAATCAGAGCAGGCGTTCTTCCACACCCAATCTGCTTTAGACCCCTCGGCTTGTCCCGTACTTGATTCACGTCAATAAGATGCATTTCTCGCGCACCTTATTGTCGCACCCGGCTTTCGCTGGCGGCAGAGCTTTTCAGGAGAGTAATATCGAGCGGTGCGCCCAGTCCCTTTCGGCGGCCCGATGGGCGGCGACGACGATCGCGGCCTCGGGAAAGGCGGCCTTCAGCCGCTCCAGGACGGCTTGCGCCGTGGGACCGTCGAGACCTTCGGTCGGCTCGTCGAGAAGCAGGAGACCGGGCCGCCGGATCACCATGCGGGCCAGCGCCAGACGACGCTTCTCACCACCCGACAGACCGCTGCCGCCTTCGCCGAGGCGGAAGTCCAGGCCACCCTTTTCCGCAATCACCGTATCGAGTGCGGCGACATGCAGCGCGGCCATCATGTCCTCGTCAGAGGCATCGGGACGAGCGAGGCGGAGGTTATCGCCGATGCTGCCGCCGACCAATGCGGCACGTTGTGGCAGGTAGCCGACACGCTGCGACAGATCGTCCTCGGAAAAGTCGAGGATCGGCTTGCCGGCCAGCAGGATATGGCCCTTGTCGGCGGACAGCAGACCGCGCGCCAGATTGAGGAGCGTCGTCTTGCCGGAACCACTGGGGCCGGTGAGCGCCAGGATGTCGCCCGCCTTGACCTCGAAGGAAAGGGCTTCAAACAGCGGCCGCCCGGCCTGCGAGACGGAGACGTCCTGGAAGCTCAGAACGGGAGAAGCAGGTGAAAGAGCCGCGTGCGCCGATTTGCTATCGGCGGCGGAGGTTAGCGCTGCCGCAGCGAATTCGGCCTCGATCCGGCGCGCCGCATCCGTCATCCGGCCCAGCTCGCCGATGCCGCGGGCGAGCGGTGCGGCGATCTCGGCAAGCGCGAGGGCCGCGAAGAAGCCGAGAGCGGCATGGGCGGCATCCAGCGTGCCGTTCAAGGCCGCAACAGCGCCGAGAAGAAGCGAACCGCCGGCGGCAATTGTCGCAAAGCCGGTAATGAGGAAGGCCGAGCGATGTTCGGCGCGGTCGACCGCGTCGCCGGCCGCCTGCAGTCTGTCCTGCGCGTCCATGACCGACAGGCGCCAATCGTCGAGCCGTCCGGCGACCGCCAACTCCGGCTGGGCCCGCATCATGTCGATGACGCGCATGCGCAGCGCCTGCATCGCCCTCTGACCAAGGCGTGACGGCCTGCGGGCCTTCCTCACCATCGTGACCGCTGCGACGGCAATGCCGACGATGAAGCCGCCGATCTGCCAGCCGGCGATCAGCGGCGTCGTCAGCCATGCCAGCAGGAGATAGGCGACGACAAAGGTGACGGCGGCCGCGGTGAAGGGAATGACCAGCCGCAGGGCAAGACCGTCCAAGGCGTCGATATCGATCGTCAGGCGGTTCAGCCGTTCCGAGCCCCGCAGCCTGGAGAGAGCGAGCGCCGGGCGGCGCAGCATGGCGGCCAGCACCTGTACCCGTAGACGGGCGAGGCCGCGCAGGGTCGCATCGTGGGTGGTCAGTCGCTCGCCATAGCGGGCGGCGGCCCGGCCGAAGGCCAGCATGCGCACGCCGGCGCTCGGACGGAAGACATCGAAGACGAGGCCCGCCCCTGCCCCGCCGGCAATCCCGGCGGCGGTGATGAACCAGCCGGAGAGCCCGAGGAGCGCCATGCTGGCGGCCGTCACCGTCACCGACAGCAGGACGCCAAGCAGAAGCGAGCCGACGTGACCGCGCCAGACGCGCCGGAAGACGTTGAAAAGCGCTCTCATGAGCGTGCCTCCAGCCGGATTTCGCGATCCATGCGGGCAATCAGCGCCGGGTCGTGGGTGGCGACGATCAGGGTTGCCCCCAACTCGGCGGCGGCGAGCAGGGCATCTGTGATGCGGGCTGCGGTCAGCGCATCGAGATCCGCCGTCGGCTCGTCGGCGATAATGACGTCGGCATTGGCATAGATCGCGCGGGCGATCATCAGCCGCCGGGCCTCGCCGCCGGACACACCGGCACCGTTCTCGCCAAGCCGGGTGTCGGCGCCGCGCGGCAGGCCGGCGACCACATCCGACGCCTGCGCCTTGTCCAGAGCGGCCGAAAGGCGGCCGGGATCCGCATGCGTTTCGGCAAGCGCCAGATTGGCTCGGACGCTGGCATTCAGGAGATGGGGATGCTGGCCGACATAGCCGATGCGGGCGCGCCAGGCATCGGCGGTATCGTCATCGAGCGGCCGGCCGGCAATCGTCAATGCGCCGTGATCCGGTTTTGCCAGTCCGGCGAGAAGATAGAGCAGCGTGCTCTTGCCGGCGCCGCTGCCGCCGGTCAGCGCGACCTTGTCGCCGGGTTCGACAACGAAATCCGGAAAGCGAATGTGCCGGCCGGCGCTCATCGACAGACCCATACCCTCCGCACGGATGGCAGGCGCACCGCCAAGCGGCGGCTGCTTTTCACCAGTGCCGAGAATGGTGTGAGCCGTCCCCCGCTCCAGCGCCGCCACTTCGCCCGCCACCGCCAGAGCGGCCGCGCGGTCGTGCCAGGCCGCCGCCAGCTCGCGCATGGGCAGGAAGAAATCCGGCACCAGCAGCAGGATGAAGATGCCGCCGGTGACCGAGAGCGGGGTGCCGTAGGTGCCGAAGGAAAACGTGCCGAGCAGGCTGAAGCCGACATAAACGGCGGCAAGCGCAATGCCGAGGGCGGCGAAGAGTTCGAGAACGGTGGAGGAGAGAAACGCGACCCTGAGTACTGCCATCGTGCGGGCCCTCAGGCTGTCAGCCGCCGCCTCGAAGCGCGCGAGCGTCGCGGCTTCAGCATTCAACAGCCGGATATCGAAGGCGGCGGTCAACCATTCCAGCAGCAGGCCATTGAGCGTGCCGGTCTCGGCGAGATGCTTCTCGCTCGCGTCCCGCGCCGCAAAGCCGATCAGCGCCATGAACAGCGGGATCAGCGGCCCCGACATCAAGAGGATCAGCGCGGCCGCCCAGGACCAGAAGAGCGCGGCCGCGAGAATGACGAGCGGGACGACGGCCACCTTGATGGCGGCGACGCGGTAGCGCGCCATCCACAGGATGAGAAGTTCGAGCTTGTTGCCGACCAGCGTCGCCAGTGCCGCGGAGGATTGGCGGTTGGAGGCGAGCGGCGAGACAAGGCTCTCCCGCTCGACGATCCGCCGCCGCTCATCCGCCACAACCATCTGGGCGGCGCGAAATGCCCGGCGCGCCGCATGGGCTTGGCCGCCATGCCGCAACAGGCCGAAACCGACAAACAAACCGGCAGCGAAGACCGCCTTCTCAACCGTCGCCGTGCCGGCCACCAGCGCCCCTATCAGATCGGCCGCAACATAGGCCTGGACGATCCAGAGAAGCGAGGCGGCGCTGGCAAGGGCTGCCGCGGCGAGGATTGGCCTGCGGCTTTTCTTTTCCAGCGCATCGAGGGCGCGTCTGGCCGGATCATCGGAGGAATGGCGGGGCATGGAGACAAAACAATCTAAAAATATATCCTGGATGCATCTTTTACGCTCACGCTACGGGCAGCCATGATCTCGATCAAATCCCAAATTGCCGCGGCCCTGTAAAACATGGGCCTAGTGGTGGGGAAAATCTGACATGCGGCTGACGACAAGAACCAATCTTGCCATCAGGACACTGATGTATTGCGCGGTGAATGCGGAAACGATTGTCCGCAAATCCGACATCGCCTCGGCGTGCAACGCCTCCGAGAACCATCTCGGCCAG
Proteins encoded in this region:
- a CDS encoding cytochrome ubiquinol oxidase subunit I — protein: MAIDIVELSRLQFAMTALYHFLFVPLTLGLSIIVAIMETVYVMTDRPVWRQMTKFWGTLFGINFVLGVATGITMEFQFGMNWSYYSHYVGDIFGAPLAVEGLMAFFLEATFVGLFFFGWDRLSKRAHMIVAWLVAIGSNFSALWILIANGWMQNPVGAAFNPMTMRMEMTSFFDVVFNPVAQAKFVHTVSAGYVTASVFVLGVSAWYMLKGRHIELARRSIAVAASFGLASAFSVVLLGDESGYSVTHDQKMKLAAIEGMWETQPAPASFTLFGFPDQEARETHYAIHIPYAMGLIGTRSLTEEIPGIDKLEKVAEERIRSGIVAYDALLTIRGNKGNVSDEVRKTFEDHSRDLGFALLLKRYVDDPRQASEEQIVKAANDTIPTVWPLFWAFRIMVALGFSFIAILGWFFYQASFKRMRFSRPALWFAVAIIPTPWIAAELGWFVAEFGRQPWTVDGVLPTALSASQLSVTDLLITLVGFAAFYSVLFVIEMGLMLKYIRKGPYIDVSETDQWMNKHRNRLSAGNHELQPAE
- the cydB gene encoding cytochrome d ubiquinol oxidase subunit II; amino-acid sequence: MILFELIGFDVLRVIWWLLLGVLLTGFALTDGFDMGVGALIPFVGKTDTERRVAINTIGPVWEGNQVWFILGGGAIFAAWPPLYAVSFSGFYLAMFAILAALILRPVGFKYRSKRDSATWRNGWDWALFIGGAVPALIFGVAMGNVLQGVPFRFNDDLMIFYDGTFFGLLNPFALLAGVVSLSMIVMHGAAWLNLKTEGTVQARARRYGSIAALVMMAAYALAGIWLAAGIQAYAFSVPPVANGPSNPLLSEVVRQGSWMAAYSARPWIIVSPILGFAGAFLAFLGLRAGREVSTLLFSKLAIIGVISSVGLTMFPFILPSSIAPNSSLTVWDASSSHQTLFVMLVAAVIFVPIILAYTAWVYKVLWGKVTEKSVTEASDVVY
- the cydD gene encoding thiol reductant ABC exporter subunit CydD, producing MPRHSSDDPARRALDALEKKSRRPILAAAALASAASLLWIVQAYVAADLIGALVAGTATVEKAVFAAGLFVGFGLLRHGGQAHAARRAFRAAQMVVADERRRIVERESLVSPLASNRQSSAALATLVGNKLELLILWMARYRVAAIKVAVVPLVILAAALFWSWAAALILLMSGPLIPLFMALIGFAARDASEKHLAETGTLNGLLLEWLTAAFDIRLLNAEAATLARFEAAADSLRARTMAVLRVAFLSSTVLELFAALGIALAAVYVGFSLLGTFSFGTYGTPLSVTGGIFILLLVPDFFLPMRELAAAWHDRAAALAVAGEVAALERGTAHTILGTGEKQPPLGGAPAIRAEGMGLSMSAGRHIRFPDFVVEPGDKVALTGGSGAGKSTLLYLLAGLAKPDHGALTIAGRPLDDDTADAWRARIGYVGQHPHLLNASVRANLALAETHADPGRLSAALDKAQASDVVAGLPRGADTRLGENGAGVSGGEARRLMIARAIYANADVIIADEPTADLDALTAARITDALLAAAELGATLIVATHDPALIARMDREIRLEARS
- the cydX gene encoding cytochrome bd-I oxidase subunit CydX, which codes for MWYFAWILGLPLAALFAVLNAIWLELQDDRRFIESGDEKERG
- the cydC gene encoding thiol reductant ABC exporter subunit CydC; its protein translation is MRALFNVFRRVWRGHVGSLLLGVLLSVTVTAASMALLGLSGWFITAAGIAGGAGAGLVFDVFRPSAGVRMLAFGRAAARYGERLTTHDATLRGLARLRVQVLAAMLRRPALALSRLRGSERLNRLTIDIDALDGLALRLVIPFTAAAVTFVVAYLLLAWLTTPLIAGWQIGGFIVGIAVAAVTMVRKARRPSRLGQRAMQALRMRVIDMMRAQPELAVAGRLDDWRLSVMDAQDRLQAAGDAVDRAEHRSAFLITGFATIAAGGSLLLGAVAALNGTLDAAHAALGFFAALALAEIAAPLARGIGELGRMTDAARRIEAEFAAAALTSAADSKSAHAALSPASPVLSFQDVSVSQAGRPLFEALSFEVKAGDILALTGPSGSGKTTLLNLARGLLSADKGHILLAGKPILDFSEDDLSQRVGYLPQRAALVGGSIGDNLRLARPDASDEDMMAALHVAALDTVIAEKGGLDFRLGEGGSGLSGGEKRRLALARMVIRRPGLLLLDEPTEGLDGPTAQAVLERLKAAFPEAAIVVAAHRAAERDWAHRSILLS